The sequence below is a genomic window from Thiomonas intermedia.
GCCGCTGGCCGTGCGCTGGGCCTGCCTGATGCACGATCTGGGCAAAGGCACGACGCCCGCAGACGTGTTGCCGCGCCACATCGGCCACGAGCAGCGCAGCGTGGCGCTGGCGGCTGCGGTGGCGCGAAGGCTGCGGGTGCCGACCGACTGCGCCGAGCTGGCCGCCCTGGTGGCCGCCGAGCACGGCAATATTCACCGCTGCCTGGGCTTCGGTGCCGAGGCCACGCTGCGCCTGCTGCAGCGCTGCGATGCGCTGCGGCGCCCTGAGCGGTTCGCCCAGGCGCTGCAGGCCTGCGAGGCCGATCACCGCGGGCGTGGCGGCGACTTCCCGCAGCAGCCCTATCCCCAGCGTGCGCGGCTGCTGGCGGCGCTGGCGGCGGCGCAGGGCGTGGACGCGGGGGTGATCGCCCAGCGGGTCACGCAGTCCGGCGGCAAGCCCGCGGCCATCGCGCAGGCGCTGCAGGTTGCCCGAGAGCAGGCACTGACGCGCGCGCTGGAACTCAGGGAGGAAGGCTGATGCGTGCGCGGCATCGACTCGGCGCACTGCTGTTCTGCGTCGCCCTAGGGGGCGTGTTGGGGGCAGGTGCAGCCCAGGCGGCGCCCGCGAACCGGCTGGCCCTCTCGCACGATCCCTACCTGCTGGAACACGCCCACGATCCGGTGGACTGGTACCCGTGGGGACCGCAGGCCCTGGAGAAGGCGCGGCGCGAGAACAAGCCCATCTATCTCTCCATCGGCTACTCCGCCTGCTACTGGTGTCATGTGGCGCAGCGCGAGCTGTATCGCGACCCGCGTATCGCCGCGCTGATGAACCGCTGGTTCGTCAACGTTCTGGTTGACCGTGAGCAGCGGCCCGACATCGACCACATCTACATGCTGGCGCGGCAGATCATGACGCGCGACAGCGGTTGGCCGAACAACGTTTTTCTCACCCCCGATCTGCAGCCGTTCTACATCGGCAGCTACTTCCCGCCCAAGACCACGGCGCAGCAGACGGGCTTTCCCATCCTGCTCGCCACGCTGCACAAGAACTGGACCGAGCATCCGGCCGAGGTCAAGCGCATCGCCGCCCAGATCGCCCAGGCGATGCAGGCCGCGGCCGTGGCTGGGGAAGCCTCGGCGCCCATCGATGCGGCTGGATGGACGCAGACCGCGCAGGCCGAGGCCCTGCAGCGCTTCGATGCCCTCGACGGCGGTTTTGCCCCGGCCACCACGGCCGCGCGCTTTCCGCAGCCGCCGCTGCTGGCATGGCTGCTGACCCGCGGCGCCGCGGGCCATCCGAAGGACACGCAGGCCGCCGTGTTCACCCTGCAGGCCATGTCGCAGGGCGGGCTGATGGATCAGCTCGGCGGCGGCTTTCGCCGCTACGCCGTCGATCCCGGCTGGTCGGTGCCGCATTTCGAGATGATGCTGGCGGACAACGCCCAGCTGCTCTCGGTCTATGCGCGGGCCTACGCGCAGACCCGTCTGCCCGACCTGCGCTGGACCGCGCAGCGCACCGCCGACTTTCTGCTGCGCGAACTGCGCCTGCCCCAGGGCGTGTTCGCCACGTCCATCGCCGCCGAAACCGGCGGGGTGGAGGGCGCCACCGATCTGTGGACCAAGGCCCAGATTGGCGCCGTGCTCGGCAAGGCGCAGACCGCGTCGTGGTTCGCGCTTTACGACCTGACGCCGCTGCATGCCGGCGCGCAAGAAGGCGTGCTGCGCCAGCGGCGCGACGTGGCCGAGCGTTTGCTGCGCGAAGGGCAGTTGGCCGCGCGCCTGCAACAACTGGCGCCGTCGCGCCGCGCCCTGCTTGCCGCGCGTAACCGGCGGCCGCAGCCGCGGCGCGACGACAAGATCGTCATCGCCGACAACGCCCTGGCCATCCGCGCGCTGGCCCAGGCCGGCATGGCGCTGGACGACCGCGAGCTGATCGCTGCCGCGGTGCGCGCGGCCGACTGGACCTGGCAGCACGCCTGGAACCCGCGCCAGCGTCTGCTGGTGCATCAATGGGTGGGCCGCCACCCAGGCCATCCGGGCTTTCTCGACGACTACGCCGAACTCGCTCGGGCCTATCTCACCCTCGCCAGCGTGCAGCCCGATGCACGGTGGAGCCAGCGCGCCGGCGATCTGGCCGCAGCCATGCTGACGCGCTTCGCCGCGCCAGACGGCAGCCTGCGTTCGGCTCCCACATCCGATGCCCTGCCGTTCCCCACGCCCTTGCAGGGCGATGTGCACCGACCCTCCGGCCAGAGCGCGGCCCTGGCCGTGCTGGTCGATCTCGCCCAGCGCACCGGACAGGCGCATGGGGCCGAGGCCGCGCGCCGCGCACTGCGCCCCATGGCGCTGCAGGTCTCGGCCCGTCCGCTGGACTGGCCCGATCTGCTGCAGACGCTGGACAGCGCCGCCGGGCGCGCGGTCTGGCCGTCGTCGCCAGCCGCGCGGCTGGCGCGGCCTGCCGACTGCGCCGGTCTGCCGCAAGGCGCCTGCTCGTCCGATCGGGTCAGCGTGCAGTGGCTGGGCGGTGCAACCGGAGGCCAAGGCGAGACCTTGCAGTTGCGCATCGCGCCCGGTTTCCACATCAACGCCCACCCCGCTTCGGCACCGAATCTGATCGCCACGACCGTGCTGGCGGGCGGGCGGGCGCTGGCCGGGGTGCGCTACCCGCCGCCGCAGTCGTTCCGTCCCGCCTTCGCGCCGCAGGGCATCGCGGTGTGGGAGGGGCAGCCGAGGCTGGAACTGCCTACGCTCACGCCTGCCCAACGCGACACCCTGGCGCTGCGGGTGCAGGCCTGCAACGCCACGACCTGTCTGGCGCCGAGCGTGCTGCCGATTTCAACCTCCCCACCCCAGCCCTCCCCACGCGTGGGGAGGGAGTAAACACGTCACGGTGTGGGTGGGGAGGCGCTTACGCGGACTGCGCGCAGCGTTGTCTCCTCCTCCCCTACCCTGTGCGGGAGGGGCAAGCCGGAGGTCGCGCGCAGCGCCGTTCTCACCTCCCCCACATCGTGGGGGAGGGCGGGAGGGGGAATCAGCCCATCAGCCGCGGCGTCCCTGTTTTTTGCAGGCGGTCGTCAAGCTCGCCCAGGGTGGCGTTGATGCCGTTGGCCTGGGCTTCGATGGCGCTGCGCAGTTCGCGGTCGAGCTGATCGACGCGGGACAGCAGCGCTTGCTGGTCAGCGCTGTGCAGCTGACGCAATTCGTCGAAACGCGAGGCCTCGGCCTTGTCGGCCAGTTCACGCTGTGCCTTGAGTTCCTTGGCCACGCGGCGCGATTCACCCATCATGCCGGCCTGCAGCACGACGATGTAGACCAGGAAGACGGCCGCCAGCGCCACGATCAGCGCGAGCATGATCAGCCCCAGCGGCGCCCTCGCCGAGGCGAAGCCCAGCGACAGATCGGTGGGCGCCATCAACACGCCCCAGTTCAGTACGGAAAAGAGGGCGATGAGCACCATTACCAGAATGACCAGGCCGCTGCGCAGATTCATGTTCGCTCCTTCTCGTTGGTTGTGTTCGCTACAGTTTAGGGAATCACACGCCCCACGGCACGACCCTTGCTAGATGGGGTGACCCCCTCTACCGGAGACTTCAATGAGCACCCGCATTCCCGCCACCCTGATCGCCGGAGACGGCATCGGCCCCGAGATCATGGACGCCACCCTGGCCGCACTCGACGCGCTTGAGGCGCCCTTCGAGTGGGACTCGCAGGTCGCCGGCCTGGGCGGGGTGAAGACGGCGGGCGACCCGCTGCCCGCGGCCACGCTGGCCAGCATCCGCACCACGCGGCTGGCGCTCAAGGGGCCGCTGGAAACGCCCTCGGGCGGCGGCTATCGCTCCAGCAACGTCCGCCTGCGCGAGGCGTTCAAGTTGTACGCCAATATGCGGCCCACCAAGACCCTGATCCCTGGCGGGCGCTATGACGATGTCGATCTGCTGGTGTTCCGGGAGAATGTGGAAGGCCTGTACATGGGCTACGAGCACTACATCCCGATCGACGGCGATCCGCACGCCGTGGCCATCGCCACCGGGGTGAACACGCGCCAGGGCGCGCGCAACATCCTCGACTACACCTTCCGCACCGCCATCGCCCTGGGGCGCAAGAAGGTCACGGTGGTGCACAAGGCCAACATCATGAAGGCGCTCACCGGCATCTTCCTGGAAACGGCCTACATGCTGCACAAGGAGAAGTACGCCGATCAGATCGAGCTCAATGATGTGATCGTCGACGCCTGCTGCATGAAGCTGGTCATCAACCCGTGGCAGTTCGACACCCTGGTGACGACCAATCTGTTCGGCGACATTCTGTCGGATCTGGCCGCCGGTCTGGTGGGCGGGCTGGGCATGGCGCCCGGTGCCAACATTGGCGAAGACGCGGCCATTTTCGAGGCGGTGCACGGCTCGGCCCCCGACATCGCGGGCAAGGGCATCGCCAATCCCATTGCGCTGATGCTGGCGGCCGCCCTCATGCTCGACCACGTCGATCTGCACGACAAGGCCGGCCGCCTGCGCCAGGCCATCTCCGACACCCTGAATGTCGACAAGATCCGCACCGGCGATCTGGGCGGGCGGGCCAATACCAAGGCCTTCACGGACGCGATCATCAGCCGCATCAACAACGGCTGAGGCGCGCTCACAGTCCGGTGAACCGGCTGACGACGCGGAAATACAGCCCGCGCGGCAGCAGGCGCAGCAGTTTGAGCCACAGGGTGAAGCGGCGCGGGAAGTGGATGTCGAAGCGCCCCGCCTCCAGTCCGGCCAGGATGGCGTCAGCCGCCTGCTCGGGGCTGATGAGCGCGGGCATGGCAAACGTGTTCTGCGCCGTCAGCGGGGTTTCGACGAAGCCCGGATTGATCACATGCACCCCGACGCCCTGCGGATGCAGATCGAGATAGAGCGTTTCGGCAAGGTTGATCAGCGCCGCCTTGGTCGGGCCGTAGGCGAGCGCCTGCGGCAATCCGCCCAGGCCGGCCACGCTGCTGACGAGGGCGATATGGCCCGAGCGCTGGGCGTTGAAGACCGGCAGCGCCGCATCCAGCGCGTGCAGCGCACCGCGGTAGTTCACGTCGTCGTGCTGCAAGGCCGCGGCTAGGTCGAAGGCGGCGGCGCGCATGGGCCGGTAGGTGCCTGCGCAATACAGCAGCAGGTCGAGACCGCCCCAGGCGTGCTGCAGGGTCTGCATGGCGGCGTGCAGCGCCGGCGCATCGGTCACGTCCAGGGGAAGGGCCAGGGCGCCCTCGATGTGCTGCAAGGCCTGGGCATTGCGTGCCGACACGGCCACCCGGGCGCCGCGCCGCAGCAGCGCATCGGCGCAAGCGCGGCCGATGCCGGTGGACGCGCCGATCACCCACACGCGGCGGCCCTTCCAGCCGTCGATGCGCGGGTTCAGACTCATGGCTTGTGGAAGGACAGGAACACGCTGCCCACCTTGAAGCCGAACTTGGTGATGACCGAATGGTTGAGCAGCACATGGTCGTCCATCAGGTACATCCAGTCGTCGAGCTGCACGTGATAGATCGTGCCATCGACCGGCAGCGCCAGGGTGTAGTGCCAGTTCAGCGCGTTGCCCGCCGCGCGGCCGATGGCCTCGCCGATCACATCGCCCGCGGTACCGACGTAGCGCTTCTCGCCGTCTTTCTCCGGCAGCTCGCGGAGGGTCCAGATGCGCTCCTGCTTGGCGCCGTCGTGGTAGACGAAGTGCTCGTCGAGCGTGCCCACGTCGCCCTTCCACGAGGCGTCGATGGTGACGTGAAAACGCCGCGTCATCTTGCCCGAGCGGTCGAACACGATGCCCACCGCCGTGAGCCGTCCGTTGAAATACTGCTTGAGATCGAGCGCGGGCGTCTGCCCGCGGTAGGCCAGCGGCGTGACATTGGCGCAGCCCGACAGCAGGCTGATGCCCAGAACGGCGGCCAGCAGCCAGCCACGGCGGAAGGACAGCCAGGAACGCAAAGCAAAAAAGGACGACATGGGACCACTCTCCATTCAGGAAGCCAAGGGAGCCGCGCCTGACCGTGCACGCACAAAAAAGTGCCAGAGCAGACCGGCGGAAGCAAGTTTGAGCATCGAGGGCAGCAGGCAGTACGCCACCACCAGCGGCGGCAGCGTGCCGGTTTCAATCGTGCCCGGCCGGTAGCCGAACAGCGCCAGCAGCGGCAGGGCCAGCCCCGCAGCCAGTGCGAGATTGAGCTTGGTCGCAAAGTTCCACAACCCGAAGTAACTGCCTTCGAGGCGGTTGCCGTGGCCGCCCTCGCGTATGACCCCGGCCAGCAGGGCCGGCGGCATCACCAGATCGGGGCCGAGCGCCGCGCCCGACAGCACCACCACCACCGCATAGCCCCAGCGATCACCCGGCTGCAGCAGCGCGGCCCAGACGAAGGCGGTCACCGCCAGCGCCATGCCGACCAGCCAGCAGCGTGCCGCGCCAAAGCGCCGCACCGCGCGCAGCCAGGCCGGCACCAGCAGGCCGGCCGCGGCGAAATAGGCGAACAGATAGACCCCAGCGAGCACCGCCGCGTCGAGCCGGTCGCGGATGAAGAACAGCACCAGCGTGGCCGGAATCGCCGCCGCGATGCCACTGGTGACGAAAACGGCGAGCAGGGCCACGAAGCGCCGGTTGTGCAGCGGCTCCAGCAGCGTGCGCCAGTGCAGCACGGACCTGGCCGCGTGGTGCGGCGCGGGTTCGGGCGCGCGCCACATCAGCGCGAGTCCGGCCAACAGGGCGAAGGCGAACACGACGACCAGCGCCCTGGCGCCCCCCAGTTGGGGCACCAGGGCCGCCAGCAGCACCCCGGCCAGCCCCAGACCCTCGCGCCAGGCCACGGTGCGGGCCAGTTGTGCCTCGTCAGCGCCCAGCGTGGCTCCCCAGGCCTGGTGCACGATGGACGCCGCGCTGAAGCCCAGATAGGTGAGCAACAGTGCGCCGACGAACGCCAGCGTGAACGCGCCGCTTTCATCGCCGAAGGGCAGCAGCGCGGGCAAGGCGAACAGCGCGGCAAAGCCGATGAACATCAGCACGCAGGCGGCGATCAGCGCGGGTTTGGCCTGGCCGCGCCGCAGCAGATGATCGGCCAGCCGTCCCAGCCAGGGGTCGAACAGCGCGTCGGCAAAGCGGGTGATCAGCAGCACCGCCCCGAGGTAGCCCAGCGGCACCGCGTAGCGCGTGGCGTAATGCTCCGGCAGATACACATAAAGCGGCAGGGCGACGAAGGCGAACGCCAGACTGGGAGCCCCGTAGCGCAATAGCGCGAGCGAGCCCGTGCTCGGGGCAGTCCGGCACTCTCTCATGGTGCGTTCAGGGTTCTGGCAGGGTGTGGCTTGAGACGGCACCTCCCCACCCCGGCCCTCCCCACGGGTGGGGAGGGAGCAAAGACGGCACCTCCCCCAGTGCGTAGGGGGCTGGGAGGGCTTACGCAGATCACGCACAGCGCCTTCTACTTCCCCCCGCCTTGTGGGGAGGCGTGGAGGGCTTACGCAGATTGCGCGCAGCGCTTTCTCCTCCTCCCTCGTCTTGTGGGAGAGGCTGGGAGGGCTTACGCAGATTGCGTACAGCGCTTTCTCCTCCTCCCTCGTCTTGTGGGAGAGGCTGGGAGGGCTTACGCAGATTGCGCGCAGCGCTTTCTCCTCCTCCCCCACCTTGTGGGGGAGGCTGGGAGGGGGAGCCCTTGCATGGCGTGGCCCATGAAACCTTCATCCTGTTCATCTCCGGGTCATGGGGATGCCGACGCCCTGGCCAGCAGCGCCTTGCGCAGATCGGGCGCAGGCGTTTGGGGCGACAGCCAGATGGAGAAGAACGCCCGGGCGAAGGCCGTGCCGCCCTCGGCACCGCGCAGGGCGCCGTTGAAGTAGAAGCGCGACTGTGCCGGTGCAGCGCCCGCTGGGGTGAACACGCCGGTCAGGGTATCGCCTTCGGCTACGTCGGGAAACAGGCGCTGCATGGCCTGCAGCCAGGCGCTGCGCTGCTGCGGCCCGCCTTCACCGAGCTTGCGCATTTCTTCCTCCGAACGCGCTGCGATGTCGGCGCCCTTGAGGCTGCGGGCATAGCGCAGTTGCAGGGCGAAAGGGGCGTCGCCCAGTTCCGCGCCCAGCCCCTGGGGTCCGACCCAGAGCGTGGCGCGATAGACGAGAAAGCCGAAGTAGCGAAACTCGCCACTGCCCGAGAGCCGCGCCCCGGCCATCTCGGCGCGCACCTCCTCGGGGATGTCCGCCGCTGTTTGCGCCAGCACGGGCAGGGGCAGGGCCGTGGCCGTCGCGGCCAGCAGCAGGTGGCGACGCGTCAGGCCACGGCGGCTGCGTTCAGCGTGGGCGGGCATGGCGCAGGGTGAACTGCCACACGTTGGTCGAGCCCTGGCTGAAGCCGGCTTCGCAATAGGCGAGGTAGAAGGTCCACAGCCGCACGAAGCGATCGTCGAAACCCTGGGTGCGAACGGCGTCGAGTTGGGCCGTGAAGCGCTCGCGCCACAGGGCCAGGGTGCGGGCATAGTCGGGGCCGAAGGCCA
It includes:
- a CDS encoding MFS transporter; translated protein: MRECRTAPSTGSLALLRYGAPSLAFAFVALPLYVYLPEHYATRYAVPLGYLGAVLLITRFADALFDPWLGRLADHLLRRGQAKPALIAACVLMFIGFAALFALPALLPFGDESGAFTLAFVGALLLTYLGFSAASIVHQAWGATLGADEAQLARTVAWREGLGLAGVLLAALVPQLGGARALVVVFAFALLAGLALMWRAPEPAPHHAARSVLHWRTLLEPLHNRRFVALLAVFVTSGIAAAIPATLVLFFIRDRLDAAVLAGVYLFAYFAAAGLLVPAWLRAVRRFGAARCWLVGMALAVTAFVWAALLQPGDRWGYAVVVVLSGAALGPDLVMPPALLAGVIREGGHGNRLEGSYFGLWNFATKLNLALAAGLALPLLALFGYRPGTIETGTLPPLVVAYCLLPSMLKLASAGLLWHFFVRARSGAAPLAS
- a CDS encoding isocitrate/isopropylmalate dehydrogenase family protein, which codes for MSTRIPATLIAGDGIGPEIMDATLAALDALEAPFEWDSQVAGLGGVKTAGDPLPAATLASIRTTRLALKGPLETPSGGGYRSSNVRLREAFKLYANMRPTKTLIPGGRYDDVDLLVFRENVEGLYMGYEHYIPIDGDPHAVAIATGVNTRQGARNILDYTFRTAIALGRKKVTVVHKANIMKALTGIFLETAYMLHKEKYADQIELNDVIVDACCMKLVINPWQFDTLVTTNLFGDILSDLAAGLVGGLGMAPGANIGEDAAIFEAVHGSAPDIAGKGIANPIALMLAAALMLDHVDLHDKAGRLRQAISDTLNVDKIRTGDLGGRANTKAFTDAIISRINNG
- a CDS encoding thioredoxin domain-containing protein; amino-acid sequence: MRARHRLGALLFCVALGGVLGAGAAQAAPANRLALSHDPYLLEHAHDPVDWYPWGPQALEKARRENKPIYLSIGYSACYWCHVAQRELYRDPRIAALMNRWFVNVLVDREQRPDIDHIYMLARQIMTRDSGWPNNVFLTPDLQPFYIGSYFPPKTTAQQTGFPILLATLHKNWTEHPAEVKRIAAQIAQAMQAAAVAGEASAPIDAAGWTQTAQAEALQRFDALDGGFAPATTAARFPQPPLLAWLLTRGAAGHPKDTQAAVFTLQAMSQGGLMDQLGGGFRRYAVDPGWSVPHFEMMLADNAQLLSVYARAYAQTRLPDLRWTAQRTADFLLRELRLPQGVFATSIAAETGGVEGATDLWTKAQIGAVLGKAQTASWFALYDLTPLHAGAQEGVLRQRRDVAERLLREGQLAARLQQLAPSRRALLAARNRRPQPRRDDKIVIADNALAIRALAQAGMALDDRELIAAAVRAADWTWQHAWNPRQRLLVHQWVGRHPGHPGFLDDYAELARAYLTLASVQPDARWSQRAGDLAAAMLTRFAAPDGSLRSAPTSDALPFPTPLQGDVHRPSGQSAALAVLVDLAQRTGQAHGAEAARRALRPMALQVSARPLDWPDLLQTLDSAAGRAVWPSSPAARLARPADCAGLPQGACSSDRVSVQWLGGATGGQGETLQLRIAPGFHINAHPASAPNLIATTVLAGGRALAGVRYPPPQSFRPAFAPQGIAVWEGQPRLELPTLTPAQRDTLALRVQACNATTCLAPSVLPISTSPPQPSPRVGRE
- a CDS encoding chalcone isomerase family protein, with product MPAHAERSRRGLTRRHLLLAATATALPLPVLAQTAADIPEEVRAEMAGARLSGSGEFRYFGFLVYRATLWVGPQGLGAELGDAPFALQLRYARSLKGADIAARSEEEMRKLGEGGPQQRSAWLQAMQRLFPDVAEGDTLTGVFTPAGAAPAQSRFYFNGALRGAEGGTAFARAFFSIWLSPQTPAPDLRKALLARASASP
- a CDS encoding Signal transduction histidine kinase gives rise to the protein MNLRSGLVILVMVLIALFSVLNWGVLMAPTDLSLGFASARAPLGLIMLALIVALAAVFLVYIVVLQAGMMGESRRVAKELKAQRELADKAEASRFDELRQLHSADQQALLSRVDQLDRELRSAIEAQANGINATLGELDDRLQKTGTPRLMG
- a CDS encoding SDR family NAD(P)-dependent oxidoreductase, coding for MSLNPRIDGWKGRRVWVIGASTGIGRACADALLRRGARVAVSARNAQALQHIEGALALPLDVTDAPALHAAMQTLQHAWGGLDLLLYCAGTYRPMRAAAFDLAAALQHDDVNYRGALHALDAALPVFNAQRSGHIALVSSVAGLGGLPQALAYGPTKAALINLAETLYLDLHPQGVGVHVINPGFVETPLTAQNTFAMPALISPEQAADAILAGLEAGRFDIHFPRRFTLWLKLLRLLPRGLYFRVVSRFTGL
- a CDS encoding DUF3833 domain-containing protein yields the protein MSSFFALRSWLSFRRGWLLAAVLGISLLSGCANVTPLAYRGQTPALDLKQYFNGRLTAVGIVFDRSGKMTRRFHVTIDASWKGDVGTLDEHFVYHDGAKQERIWTLRELPEKDGEKRYVGTAGDVIGEAIGRAAGNALNWHYTLALPVDGTIYHVQLDDWMYLMDDHVLLNHSVITKFGFKVGSVFLSFHKP